The genomic region GGAGTTGCAAAAATGGTAAAAAGATGTTCGTGGTGTGAAAGAAATCAGCTATTAATAGATTATCATGATAATGAGTGGGGGATACCTGTTCATGATGATCAAATACATTTTGAGTTTATAATTTTAGAGTCTTTTCAGATAGGTTTAAATTGGGCTTTGATATTATCAAAAAGAGATAACTTTAGAAAAAACTTTTCAGACTTTCAACCACAAAAAGTAGCTTTATATGATGAAGAAAAGGTACAACAACTAAAAGCTAATAAAGGAATTATTAGAAATGAACGCAAAATACGTGCAGCTATTCAAAATGCAAAGGCTTTTTTAAAGATTCAAGAGCAATATTCAAGCTTTGATTCTTACATA from Natranaerobius trueperi harbors:
- a CDS encoding DNA-3-methyladenine glycosylase I, producing MVKRCSWCERNQLLIDYHDNEWGIPVHDDQIHFEFIILESFQIGLNWALILSKRDNFRKNFSDFQPQKVALYDEEKVQQLKANKGIIRNERKIRAAIQNAKAFLKIQEQYSSFDSYIWSFVDNTPIINNYETMDEVPAYTPLSKKISQDLKSRGFSMIGPTVMYSYMQAVGILNDHLTTCNWHPKNRL